One genomic segment of Marinibacterium anthonyi includes these proteins:
- a CDS encoding type IV secretion system protein VirB8, which produces MDEETAIIEEELVYGALRRERLWQRLGLLGLIFGSLGCLSAAAVAILDVDPPPVVVPYDPETGFALPEASVGATTVTENRAIIEAEVFRYVTDREVYNQLDNDVRIRSVLRRSDGAAQASLRQIWNSANADYPPTVYGPNARLDVEILSINRIGNNRATVRLRKRLTSINGVQAGLFTATLLFEFRPETRRTIDEVWTNPFGFTVVEYSIRSDRLEN; this is translated from the coding sequence TTGGACGAAGAGACGGCCATCATCGAGGAGGAACTCGTCTACGGCGCGCTGCGACGGGAACGGCTCTGGCAGCGCCTCGGGCTCCTCGGCCTGATCTTCGGCAGTCTCGGCTGTCTCAGCGCCGCGGCCGTTGCGATCCTCGATGTCGACCCCCCTCCGGTGGTGGTGCCCTACGATCCTGAGACAGGTTTCGCCCTGCCGGAAGCCTCTGTCGGCGCCACGACCGTCACCGAGAACCGGGCGATCATCGAGGCGGAGGTCTTCCGCTATGTGACCGACCGCGAGGTCTATAACCAGCTCGACAATGACGTGCGGATCCGAAGCGTCCTGCGCCGCTCGGACGGTGCAGCCCAAGCCTCGCTGCGCCAGATCTGGAACTCCGCGAACGCCGACTACCCGCCCACCGTCTATGGGCCGAACGCCCGGCTCGACGTCGAGATCCTCAGCATCAACCGGATCGGCAACAACAGGGCCACTGTCCGCCTCCGGAAACGCCTGACCTCGATCAACGGGGTTCAGGCGGGTCTTTTCACCGCCACCCTGCTCTTCGAGTTCCGCCCCGAGACGCGGCGCACCATCGACGAGGTCTGGACCAACCCCTTCGGCTTCACCGTCGTCGAATATTCGATCCGTTCGGACAGATTGGAGAACTGA
- the virB9_1 gene encoding Type IV secretion system protein virB9 precursor, with product MLRFVCLVLVYLGLLPTLAVAESIPRSGPNDQRVRIATYQDGQVFRLNVSLTHVTTVEFGEGESIRSIIAGDTVGFEIDGVPGGRAFAIKPLARGVHTNVTVYTNRRSYYFNVQEVSSPTFYVVQFRYPGDNRRPANAIAQAAPNYNYGASARTEFTPTRVWDDGTFTYFAFPRNAPVPAIFRYAGGRERTVNTGAVEDGVIRVSGVNAQWVLRLGEEVVCVSATPPQGGTS from the coding sequence ATGTTGCGTTTCGTTTGCCTCGTTCTCGTCTATCTTGGTCTCCTGCCTACACTCGCAGTGGCGGAGTCGATCCCGCGCAGCGGGCCGAACGATCAGCGCGTGCGCATCGCCACGTATCAGGACGGCCAGGTCTTCCGTCTCAACGTCTCGCTCACCCACGTCACTACGGTGGAGTTCGGCGAAGGCGAGAGCATCCGCTCGATCATCGCCGGCGACACCGTGGGCTTCGAGATCGACGGCGTTCCCGGCGGCCGGGCCTTCGCCATCAAACCTCTCGCCCGCGGCGTCCACACCAACGTGACGGTCTACACCAACAGGCGCAGTTACTATTTCAACGTCCAGGAGGTCTCGAGCCCGACCTTCTACGTCGTGCAGTTCCGATACCCGGGCGACAACCGCCGCCCGGCCAACGCCATCGCGCAGGCCGCGCCGAACTACAACTACGGGGCCAGCGCGCGGACCGAGTTCACGCCCACGCGCGTCTGGGACGACGGGACCTTCACCTATTTTGCCTTCCCGAGGAACGCTCCCGTACCTGCCATCTTCCGTTACGCGGGAGGTCGCGAGCGCACGGTGAACACAGGCGCAGTCGAGGACGGTGTCATCCGCGTCTCCGGCGTGAACGCACAATGGGTGCTCCGGCTGGGCGAAGAGGTCGTCTGCGTCTCGGCGACACCGCCTCAGGGAGGCACCTCATGA
- the slt_4 gene encoding Soluble lytic murein transglycosylase precursor, with product MNRLVLLLCLGMAAGPVAAQGVPVNDSGLTARDIIETGDREDDLAVQRDKLSVRELLAEIEREQLATLQSILDAQTSFGGQGLPDMVSSLEAGSGDPDRSVASVYGSGDVDPNPGGAGMFGDAAENIEQLIIRVAQETHGRPGVGRAGLSVVQWRALLQALIWQESRFSIGARSTVGAFGLTQIMPDTANDLGINPEYYDSPYLQVEGGARYLAAQLDTFDGNIINALAAYNAGPGRVFEYGGVPPFTETQIYVQVIPERYNLYLARIGGIDALGTIDPALLANSNLSFAGFGAAFYGSSSPAAIRQAALRIQDIVTRIGETEDIQESIALNTYARAELVRLMAARIRLQAARTRPLTAAQLAQAAARMAENEFMDFTMEDLH from the coding sequence ATGAATAGGCTCGTTCTCCTCCTTTGCCTCGGGATGGCGGCGGGACCCGTTGCCGCCCAGGGGGTGCCGGTCAATGATAGCGGCCTGACCGCGCGCGACATCATCGAGACAGGCGACCGCGAGGATGACCTTGCCGTCCAGCGTGACAAACTCTCGGTTCGCGAGCTGCTGGCCGAGATCGAACGCGAGCAACTCGCCACGCTTCAAAGCATCCTCGATGCGCAGACGAGCTTCGGCGGCCAGGGCCTGCCCGACATGGTCTCCTCGCTCGAAGCCGGCAGCGGCGATCCGGACCGGTCCGTCGCTTCGGTCTACGGATCGGGCGATGTCGATCCCAACCCCGGCGGCGCAGGCATGTTCGGGGATGCGGCAGAGAATATCGAGCAGCTGATCATCCGGGTCGCCCAGGAGACCCATGGGCGGCCCGGGGTCGGGCGCGCAGGCCTGTCGGTCGTGCAATGGCGTGCCCTCCTGCAGGCGCTGATCTGGCAGGAGAGCCGCTTCTCCATCGGTGCGCGCTCCACCGTGGGCGCTTTCGGGCTCACTCAGATCATGCCGGACACCGCCAACGATCTCGGCATCAACCCGGAATACTACGACAGCCCCTATCTCCAGGTCGAAGGTGGCGCGCGCTATCTCGCGGCCCAGCTCGACACCTTCGACGGCAATATCATCAACGCGCTTGCCGCCTACAACGCCGGCCCGGGCCGCGTCTTCGAATATGGCGGCGTGCCGCCCTTCACCGAGACGCAGATCTACGTCCAGGTCATCCCCGAACGCTACAATCTCTACCTCGCGCGGATCGGCGGGATCGACGCCCTCGGCACGATCGATCCCGCGCTCCTGGCCAATTCCAACCTGTCGTTCGCCGGGTTTGGGGCCGCCTTCTACGGCAGTTCTTCCCCTGCCGCGATCCGGCAAGCGGCCCTGCGCATCCAGGATATCGTCACCCGGATCGGTGAGACCGAGGACATCCAGGAGAGCATCGCGCTCAACACCTATGCCCGCGCCGAGCTTGTCCGCCTCATGGCCGCACGCATCCGCCTGCAGGCGGCCCGCACTCGACCCCTGACCGCCGCCCAGCTCGCCCAGGCCGCCGCCCGCATGGCCGAGAACGAGTTCATGGACTTCACGATGGAGGATTTGCACTGA
- the slt_5 gene encoding Soluble lytic murein transglycosylase precursor produces MVLVMENDGTLTPSRAQERFARNYNDGLGQGSAATELQIFGEDSEESDALRVAAIAPTVRAPHPDILAAIEETALRYAGHLGLRAADITVTDWLNLYRANIEIESAYDPRAVSRAGAIGLGQLLPETATVLGVDPTDWRENLDGSARYLAMMLAEFGNVRLALAAYNAGPDAVRAHSGIPPFAETRNHVQRVLAVFNRLEGATQ; encoded by the coding sequence ATGGTGCTGGTGATGGAGAATGACGGCACGCTGACGCCGAGCCGGGCGCAGGAGCGATTTGCGCGCAACTACAACGACGGCCTCGGCCAGGGATCCGCAGCAACCGAGCTTCAGATCTTCGGCGAAGATTCCGAGGAGAGCGATGCGCTTCGTGTTGCCGCAATCGCTCCTACCGTTCGTGCGCCCCACCCCGACATTCTCGCGGCGATCGAAGAGACGGCACTCCGCTATGCCGGCCACCTTGGTCTTCGCGCCGCCGATATAACAGTCACCGACTGGCTGAACCTCTATCGGGCCAATATCGAGATCGAGAGCGCCTACGATCCGCGCGCGGTCTCGCGCGCCGGCGCGATCGGTCTCGGTCAGCTCTTGCCCGAGACCGCAACCGTTCTCGGGGTCGATCCCACCGACTGGCGCGAGAATCTCGACGGCTCCGCACGTTATCTGGCAATGATGCTGGCCGAGTTCGGCAACGTTCGCCTCGCGCTGGCCGCCTACAACGCCGGGCCCGATGCGGTTCGCGCGCATTCCGGAATTCCCCCATTTGCCGAAACCCGGAACCACGTCCAGCGGGTGCTGGCCGTCTTCAACCGGCTGGAAGGAGCGACCCAATGA
- a CDS encoding Type IV secretion system protein VirB11, producing MSVSYLQASLDKLKDATRDDVIEICINPDGSCWGEFHGDHFMRALDQRLTITEVRDLGNQIASSANTTMSKDKPIVSVSISYRNRPIRAQVVTPPAVLSGMSISLRFFSSLPLNKIELRFLYGEERKLEELRQEKNRALREVVAAGDIYEAIRFCVENKLNMIVSGGTSTGKTVAARKILSYVGDEERIVTIEEAAELLPTQPNAVTLIAHRDAALQSADVLLTATLRMRPDRIILGEVRGKEAMTFLEAINTGHGGSMTTLHAETPQLAVQRLAIAALKTEIPMTYQDMVQYIESSIDVIIQAGREAGERGITEFYLPGTAVEERHAP from the coding sequence ATGAGCGTGTCGTATCTCCAGGCCTCGCTCGACAAGCTGAAGGATGCCACCCGCGACGATGTGATCGAGATCTGCATCAATCCCGACGGGTCCTGCTGGGGCGAGTTCCACGGCGATCACTTCATGCGAGCCCTGGACCAGCGCCTGACGATCACGGAAGTGCGTGATCTCGGCAACCAGATCGCATCCTCCGCGAACACGACGATGAGCAAGGACAAACCGATCGTCTCGGTGTCGATCTCCTATCGCAACCGGCCGATCCGGGCGCAGGTCGTGACCCCACCCGCTGTTCTTTCCGGCATGTCGATTTCGCTGCGCTTCTTTTCGAGCCTGCCGCTCAACAAGATCGAGCTCCGCTTCCTCTACGGCGAGGAACGCAAGCTCGAAGAGCTGCGCCAGGAAAAGAACCGAGCGCTACGCGAGGTGGTCGCCGCCGGCGACATCTATGAAGCCATCCGATTTTGCGTCGAGAACAAGCTCAACATGATCGTTTCCGGTGGCACCTCGACCGGCAAGACCGTCGCGGCGAGGAAGATCCTTTCCTATGTCGGCGACGAGGAGCGGATCGTGACCATCGAAGAGGCCGCTGAGTTGCTCCCGACGCAGCCGAACGCGGTAACACTGATCGCCCACCGCGATGCCGCTCTTCAGTCCGCCGATGTGCTTCTGACCGCAACCCTGCGCATGCGCCCCGACCGCATCATCCTCGGCGAGGTTCGCGGCAAGGAGGCCATGACCTTCCTCGAAGCGATCAACACCGGCCACGGCGGCTCGATGACCACCCTCCATGCGGAGACGCCGCAGCTGGCGGTACAGCGGCTCGCCATTGCGGCGCTCAAGACCGAGATCCCGATGACCTACCAGGACATGGTTCAATACATCGAAAGCTCGATCGACGTGATCATCCAGGCGGGCCGCGAAGCCGGTGAGCGCGGCATCACCGAATTCTATCTCCCCGGAACCGCAGTCGAAGAAAGGCATGCCCCATGA
- a CDS encoding TrbL/VirB6 plasmid conjugal transfer protein, whose amino-acid sequence MSVVAYFVETAQGYLDSAAETQFGAVAATVGTILVLGTTLVVILVCVNMIYQYRAMDGRTAFWLAAKVGLIGVFATDWVQFNALASAMLNGIDSIAGSLVASVGGGSPGPSGTFAEEFDQLIAALGDYLNAAGSELNWMAGALMDTLGVLLLSILGGLAAFIIVASRLMITLLIGIAPVMIFLTLFEVTKDYFARWLSALISFAMYPIVIAGVFATITGVSRALLAELGDPEGASNIGALIPFFMMVLMAKGFIIATPFIVRAVSGNIMMPALSAGFGGSYAFARGLAGSQQVYNRYAIGGATGAEYAALRARQFFGVQSLPTRPTSAAGSSPPQASASSGTGARMLAQLARLTRLGRR is encoded by the coding sequence ATGAGCGTCGTGGCCTATTTCGTGGAAACGGCTCAGGGGTATCTCGACTCGGCCGCCGAGACGCAGTTCGGCGCGGTGGCGGCGACGGTCGGCACTATTCTCGTTCTCGGGACGACGCTGGTGGTCATTCTCGTCTGCGTCAACATGATTTATCAATATCGCGCCATGGACGGGAGGACTGCCTTCTGGCTGGCCGCGAAGGTCGGCTTGATCGGCGTGTTCGCGACCGATTGGGTGCAGTTCAATGCTCTGGCCTCGGCCATGCTGAACGGTATCGACAGCATCGCGGGGTCTCTGGTGGCTTCTGTCGGCGGCGGGTCTCCGGGCCCGTCCGGGACCTTCGCCGAAGAGTTCGACCAGCTCATCGCGGCCCTTGGAGACTATCTGAACGCCGCGGGCTCCGAGCTGAATTGGATGGCAGGAGCGCTCATGGACACATTAGGTGTCCTGTTGCTCTCGATCCTCGGGGGCTTGGCGGCATTCATCATCGTGGCGTCCCGCCTCATGATTACCCTATTGATCGGCATTGCTCCGGTCATGATCTTCCTGACACTCTTCGAGGTCACGAAGGATTACTTCGCGCGGTGGCTGTCGGCTCTGATCTCGTTCGCAATGTATCCAATTGTGATCGCAGGTGTGTTCGCGACGATCACGGGGGTATCACGGGCGTTGCTCGCTGAACTCGGAGATCCGGAGGGCGCTTCCAACATCGGGGCCCTTATTCCTTTCTTCATGATGGTGCTGATGGCCAAGGGCTTCATCATCGCAACACCGTTCATCGTCCGGGCAGTCTCTGGAAACATCATGATGCCAGCCCTCTCCGCAGGGTTTGGAGGGAGCTATGCCTTCGCACGGGGGCTCGCCGGCAGCCAGCAGGTCTACAACCGGTACGCTATCGGTGGCGCGACCGGCGCAGAATATGCGGCGCTCAGGGCACGACAGTTCTTTGGCGTTCAGTCGCTCCCGACGCGTCCAACGTCCGCGGCTGGCTCATCGCCACCCCAGGCCAGCGCGTCGTCCGGGACTGGCGCTCGAATGCTGGCGCAGCTGGCACGTTTAACCAGATTGGGGCGGCGATAG
- a CDS encoding type IV secretion system protein VirB3, producing MYAMVWLFGSVLLFVWMQHLAVLGVAAILYPILWKAADWDPRFIDVMMTALQETPPTRNRRIHGGDSYAP from the coding sequence ATGTATGCCATGGTCTGGCTCTTCGGCTCGGTGCTGCTCTTCGTCTGGATGCAGCATCTCGCGGTGCTCGGCGTGGCGGCGATCCTCTATCCGATCCTCTGGAAGGCTGCGGATTGGGACCCGCGCTTCATCGACGTCATGATGACGGCGCTCCAGGAAACCCCGCCGACGCGGAACCGACGCATCCACGGGGGTGACAGCTATGCCCCGTGA
- the ptlG_1 gene encoding Pertussis toxin liberation protein G: MSDNPNPDLERRLAALEQGNRRQGGTAKRRSPLLALLMMALILAGGLVLYLFSGDEEEVALPTATPDEFQTEGDGFGEIEPFVPPPAPEPEIVLVEPEPAEPNADFLAQMEALQAQIDELRNAPDSVVEEDTAAAEAIDGLAAQIAALQAASENAQQQFQEELAARDRELRQLRMDLELAQLNANAPTPAPPGPSEDELRAQEEEARRLAELQRRAEEERAFQERRIASPLIAFGGAGGANAGETELTERAFGEVTDFVLNGALPSAVTQAEVIANPSNTVVQGTMIQAIMETALDSSLPGQTRAIISEDVYSYDGTRLLIPRGSRLIGRYRSGVEVAQRRVTIAWDRIVLPTDQTIRISSFGGDELGRSGVTGFVDTRFGERFGSAALISIISAAPSVAASEVEDETTADVLEEVGDDLADATDSVIGEYLSIGPVIYVDQGARVTVMVDRDLEIF; encoded by the coding sequence ATGAGCGACAATCCGAACCCCGATCTCGAACGACGCCTCGCCGCCCTCGAGCAAGGCAACCGGCGCCAGGGCGGGACCGCGAAGCGCCGCTCCCCGCTCCTCGCCCTCCTGATGATGGCTCTCATCCTGGCTGGCGGCTTGGTCCTCTATCTGTTTTCCGGGGACGAAGAAGAAGTCGCGCTGCCGACGGCGACACCCGACGAATTCCAGACCGAGGGCGATGGCTTCGGCGAGATCGAACCCTTCGTGCCTCCCCCTGCCCCGGAACCGGAAATCGTCCTCGTCGAGCCCGAACCGGCCGAGCCGAACGCCGACTTCCTGGCGCAGATGGAGGCCTTGCAGGCACAGATCGACGAGTTGCGGAACGCCCCGGACTCCGTTGTAGAGGAAGACACGGCCGCCGCCGAAGCGATCGACGGCCTCGCCGCGCAGATCGCGGCGCTGCAGGCCGCCTCGGAGAATGCACAACAGCAGTTTCAGGAGGAGCTTGCCGCCCGCGACCGCGAACTTCGACAGCTACGCATGGATCTGGAACTGGCGCAGCTCAATGCCAACGCCCCTACACCCGCTCCGCCCGGGCCATCGGAAGACGAACTTCGCGCCCAGGAGGAAGAAGCCCGGCGACTGGCAGAGCTCCAGCGAAGGGCGGAAGAGGAAAGGGCCTTTCAGGAGCGCAGGATCGCGTCGCCACTCATCGCCTTCGGTGGCGCCGGCGGTGCCAATGCGGGCGAGACCGAACTTACGGAACGCGCCTTCGGCGAGGTCACGGATTTCGTGCTGAACGGTGCATTGCCAAGCGCGGTCACACAGGCCGAGGTCATCGCAAACCCCTCGAACACCGTGGTTCAGGGCACGATGATCCAGGCGATCATGGAGACCGCGCTGGACAGTTCCCTGCCCGGCCAGACCCGTGCCATCATCTCCGAGGACGTCTACAGCTATGATGGAACCCGCCTGCTGATCCCGCGCGGCTCGCGCCTGATCGGACGTTACCGCTCGGGCGTCGAGGTCGCGCAGCGCCGCGTCACCATCGCCTGGGACAGGATCGTCCTGCCGACCGATCAGACGATCCGGATCAGTTCGTTCGGCGGCGATGAACTCGGCCGGTCCGGCGTCACCGGCTTCGTCGACACGCGGTTCGGCGAGCGTTTCGGGTCGGCGGCCCTGATCTCCATCATCTCCGCAGCGCCGAGCGTGGCCGCCTCGGAGGTCGAGGACGAGACCACCGCCGATGTTCTCGAAGAAGTCGGCGACGATCTCGCCGACGCCACGGACAGCGTCATCGGCGAGTATCTCTCCATCGGCCCCGTCATCTATGTCGACCAGGGCGCACGGGTCACCGTCATGGTCGATCGCGACCTGGAGATCTTCTGA
- a CDS encoding P-type DNA transfer protein VirB5: MPRTFVSARWMRSAALVGALALVAPILSLTSARAQGVPVVDTQNIAQNIEQLRQMIEDEILQNEQLVQLREQLTTLTDQLAELQRTYEALTRLAELPEIIQTRMEEELNGLLDQEFGDILATIDAIKRGDFSGLTGSGASEIETQMDRVLADLGFDEDTLSEMARSGNPGAERVATQATTGALVSAAAQNSYDDASQSLERVERLVGLIDDMDELKESVDLNTRVTAELAIALVAMWQLEAVQTVGDGTGGVIDAATIAEEQRFMDFTLPELRPE; encoded by the coding sequence ATGCCCCGCACATTTGTCTCCGCGCGATGGATGCGATCTGCCGCCCTTGTCGGCGCGCTTGCGCTGGTAGCTCCAATTCTGTCCCTAACCTCCGCACGGGCCCAGGGCGTGCCCGTCGTCGATACCCAGAACATTGCCCAGAACATCGAGCAGCTCCGGCAGATGATCGAAGACGAGATTCTGCAGAACGAGCAACTGGTGCAACTCCGCGAGCAACTGACCACACTCACGGACCAGCTCGCGGAGTTGCAGCGGACCTATGAGGCGCTGACGCGCCTGGCCGAGCTCCCCGAGATCATCCAGACCCGGATGGAAGAGGAACTGAACGGGCTTCTCGACCAGGAATTCGGCGACATCCTCGCAACGATCGACGCAATCAAGAGGGGGGATTTCTCCGGGCTCACAGGCTCCGGCGCCAGCGAGATCGAGACCCAGATGGACCGGGTGCTCGCCGATCTCGGCTTCGACGAGGACACGCTCTCGGAAATGGCCCGAAGCGGCAATCCGGGCGCGGAGCGCGTGGCGACGCAGGCCACGACGGGCGCACTCGTCTCGGCCGCGGCCCAGAACAGCTACGACGACGCGAGTCAGTCGCTCGAACGCGTCGAACGGCTCGTCGGCCTCATCGACGACATGGACGAGCTGAAGGAGAGCGTCGATCTCAACACGCGCGTGACGGCGGAGCTGGCCATCGCGCTTGTCGCCATGTGGCAGCTCGAGGCGGTGCAGACAGTGGGCGACGGCACCGGCGGCGTCATCGACGCGGCCACCATCGCCGAGGAACAACGGTTCATGGACTTCACGCTCCCTGAACTCCGGCCGGAATAA
- the virB4_3 gene encoding Type IV secretion system protein virB4, whose amino-acid sequence MPRDETVDPRTLLPDWYTRERRLAHMLPYVSLVDDHTVRTRVNELFQCVRLGGVNSYTTDDAHLDKVTALFARIIAQLGPEYSYYVHKVSKAITPDLLPIRGDGFAAAVDAAWREKLVSAGLRDKTLTLTVIHRPPPRSFAAFLNRSAPDRLQEQTRKRLRRLKEAVGVFLSGLAELKPRLLSAASGELVGFLGALNTGRELPLYPANRFGFLATNVANTRVTFLEDHFELSDGVAGHRFGKCFTIGEYSEATTCTMFDMLNLPVDMIVTHSFTPINSNLMAGRIKRQKRQMQASRDAAFSLLEALDIAHDDLEAKRQSFGEHHMVVTVFCDSLNELETLGAEIVNAAAAEGVKMIGERIAAKTHYFSQHPGNQPKRVRASAVTNRNFADFAALHRTQLGKEKHRLPWGQEITLFPTPEQSAYRFSYHEQGSPEKEPTSGHTLILGRPGSGKSVLSAFLMTQARRVGARIFVFDYRLGMEMAVRANGGRYASIKAGQATGLNPLWTETDNRGTAWLSDWLGSLLHRPDKPLTPAQTNRIQEVVRQNASAASPELRNWTDFASLFVSTDDDGDLHQRLLEWTGDGRYGWIFGQSLEDTFSLKGDVVGFDLTGILDSESEKERMAVLSYLFRRIEREIEDRRPTIIVIDEAWKALDNAYFAERLSNWLVTARKQNTVAVMMTQYASQLERTRTGKTIVEAVPTQILLPNIRAHASDYAMLNLYEKELDVLLNTGSDSRLALIRDDTGSVVVDADLSALGPYLTILGGMEKGEALVGADYRDRPDFWRLP is encoded by the coding sequence ATGCCCCGTGATGAGACTGTCGATCCCCGTACTCTCCTGCCGGACTGGTATACCCGCGAGAGGCGGCTCGCCCATATGCTGCCCTATGTCAGTCTGGTCGACGATCACACGGTCAGGACAAGGGTCAACGAGCTCTTCCAATGCGTCCGGCTCGGCGGCGTCAACAGCTACACCACCGACGACGCCCATCTCGACAAGGTCACGGCCCTCTTCGCCCGGATCATCGCTCAGCTGGGACCTGAGTACAGCTACTACGTGCACAAGGTATCGAAAGCGATCACGCCGGACCTGCTGCCGATCCGGGGGGACGGGTTTGCCGCAGCCGTGGATGCCGCCTGGCGGGAGAAACTCGTATCGGCCGGGCTGCGCGACAAGACCCTCACCCTGACCGTCATCCACCGCCCGCCGCCCAGGAGCTTCGCAGCGTTCCTGAACCGGAGCGCGCCGGACCGCCTGCAGGAACAGACCCGGAAAAGGCTTCGCCGACTGAAGGAGGCCGTCGGCGTCTTCCTGTCGGGCCTCGCCGAGCTCAAGCCACGCCTGCTGTCGGCCGCCTCCGGCGAACTCGTGGGCTTCCTTGGCGCACTCAACACCGGCCGCGAGTTGCCGCTCTATCCGGCGAACCGCTTCGGGTTCCTCGCCACCAATGTCGCCAATACCCGGGTGACGTTTCTCGAGGATCATTTCGAGCTCTCGGACGGCGTCGCAGGTCACCGGTTCGGCAAGTGCTTCACCATCGGCGAGTATTCCGAAGCCACGACCTGCACCATGTTCGATATGCTGAACCTGCCGGTCGATATGATCGTCACCCATTCCTTCACGCCGATCAATTCGAACCTGATGGCGGGCCGGATCAAGCGCCAGAAGCGCCAGATGCAGGCCTCCCGGGACGCGGCCTTCTCGCTCCTCGAAGCCCTCGACATCGCCCATGACGATCTCGAGGCCAAGCGGCAGAGTTTCGGCGAGCACCACATGGTCGTCACCGTCTTCTGCGACAGCCTCAATGAGCTGGAAACGCTCGGGGCGGAGATCGTCAACGCCGCCGCGGCCGAAGGCGTCAAGATGATCGGCGAACGGATCGCCGCGAAGACGCACTACTTCAGCCAACATCCGGGCAACCAGCCGAAGCGGGTGCGCGCCAGTGCCGTCACCAACCGCAACTTCGCGGATTTCGCGGCACTCCATCGCACGCAGCTCGGCAAGGAGAAACACCGGCTGCCCTGGGGCCAGGAGATCACGCTCTTCCCGACACCGGAGCAGAGCGCATATCGGTTCTCCTACCACGAGCAGGGATCGCCTGAGAAAGAGCCGACGAGCGGCCATACCCTGATCCTCGGGCGCCCCGGCTCCGGCAAGTCCGTCCTGTCTGCTTTCCTGATGACCCAGGCGCGTCGTGTGGGCGCGCGCATCTTCGTCTTCGACTACCGGCTCGGGATGGAGATGGCCGTCCGCGCCAATGGCGGACGCTATGCCTCGATCAAGGCAGGACAGGCGACAGGCCTGAACCCGCTCTGGACCGAGACCGACAACCGCGGCACGGCCTGGCTCTCGGACTGGTTGGGCTCGCTCCTCCACCGTCCCGACAAACCGCTCACTCCGGCCCAGACCAACCGCATTCAAGAGGTGGTGCGCCAGAACGCGAGTGCGGCCAGCCCGGAGCTTCGAAACTGGACCGACTTCGCCTCGCTGTTCGTGTCGACCGACGACGACGGAGATCTGCACCAGCGGCTCCTCGAATGGACCGGGGACGGCCGCTACGGCTGGATCTTCGGCCAGAGCCTCGAGGACACCTTCTCCCTCAAGGGCGATGTCGTGGGCTTCGACCTGACCGGGATCCTCGACAGCGAGAGCGAGAAGGAGCGTATGGCGGTGCTGTCCTATCTTTTCCGCCGGATCGAGCGGGAGATCGAAGATCGCCGCCCGACGATCATCGTGATCGACGAGGCCTGGAAGGCGCTCGACAACGCGTATTTCGCGGAACGGCTCTCGAACTGGCTGGTGACCGCCCGGAAACAGAATACCGTCGCGGTGATGATGACCCAATACGCGAGCCAGCTCGAGCGCACGCGGACCGGCAAGACCATCGTCGAGGCGGTACCGACGCAGATCCTGCTCCCGAACATCCGCGCCCACGCCTCCGACTACGCGATGCTGAACCTCTACGAAAAGGAGCTCGACGTCCTCCTCAACACCGGCAGCGACAGCCGCCTGGCGCTCATCCGCGACGATACCGGCTCCGTCGTGGTCGACGCCGATCTCTCGGCGCTCGGACCGTATCTCACCATCCTTGGCGGGATGGAGAAGGGCGAGGCCTTGGTCGGAGCCGACTACCGCGATCGTCCCGATTTCTGGAGGCTGCCATGA
- the virB2 gene encoding Type IV secretion system protein virB2 precursor, translating into MKSRSFWKSRIRSLFANVTRARSAAVHWRSNVFQTSRMHLLVALISMFVFLAEPALAQSIDLSPIQSLLQGIVDALTGPLGVVIATLAVLGVFLSWFFNIIDLRQALWVLVGIAGVAAAPTIVAAVFGGS; encoded by the coding sequence ATGAAGTCCCGATCTTTTTGGAAATCAAGAATCAGATCACTCTTCGCCAATGTCACGAGAGCGCGAAGCGCGGCAGTGCATTGGCGTAGCAATGTCTTCCAAACAAGTCGGATGCATCTCCTGGTCGCGCTGATCTCCATGTTCGTCTTTCTGGCCGAACCGGCGCTTGCACAGAGCATCGACCTCTCGCCGATCCAGAGCCTGCTGCAGGGGATCGTGGACGCACTGACCGGTCCGCTCGGGGTCGTGATCGCCACGCTCGCGGTGCTCGGCGTCTTCCTGAGCTGGTTCTTCAACATCATCGACCTGCGCCAGGCGCTGTGGGTGCTCGTCGGCATCGCCGGGGTGGCCGCGGCGCCGACGATCGTTGCCGCCGTCTTCGGCGGGTCTTGA